A region from the Gemmatimonadota bacterium genome encodes:
- a CDS encoding winged helix-turn-helix domain-containing protein, whose product MPRFRLGDFLFDAATGELVRGEEVVQLRPHASQVLTILTQSPGQLVPRKLLRNALWPAGGTDTNLGLNVCIRQIRVALGDDPDNPTYVQTLRGRGYRLIAEVAPADPAPEATVDSASGGGGRRARPFALVTLLALLGILALKLRPEGTRIAVLPFRDTAAGDSLPSLGRFLSDQVITTLAENDPDRIAVLARTSSFGLADRGEGSLDVGAALDADYVLEGSVVEAGGLLTIAVQLLDVASGTYRWSQRIQADSLELGGVQGQIARGVLSALSIRSGGGSPATEPTDPRVRTELLRAAYLIDRQTTAGASGALRLLDTALTYDSLWAPTWVRRAEAHLLLDQIGAARADLARARSIDPAAHDLDFVEGRVALFGEADARRATRHLEQALEREPGSADVQRTYAQALAAVGRLKEASRLGRRALTLDPVSATVRGDIGWVFYYAREFGQARQSCRSALELVPASLPARACILLAAHAQGQLQAESAVIGEFLSMLGASSAESKPVLAALALGDERSLWTWLWSRAPSIPLDAVGQARVLMLLGREDDVVDALVRAVREDVRNLVLALHDPLFDRARTSEAFRTAAQSAGLPAGEGSRQYD is encoded by the coding sequence ATGCCTCGATTTCGTTTGGGTGACTTTCTCTTCGACGCTGCCACCGGCGAGTTGGTGCGCGGGGAGGAGGTGGTGCAACTGCGGCCGCACGCCAGTCAGGTGCTCACCATCCTGACGCAGAGCCCTGGGCAGCTGGTCCCTCGCAAGCTGTTGCGGAACGCGTTGTGGCCAGCGGGGGGGACGGACACCAACCTCGGCCTCAACGTCTGCATCCGGCAGATCCGTGTCGCTCTCGGAGACGACCCGGACAACCCGACCTACGTGCAGACGCTCCGCGGGCGGGGCTATCGGCTCATCGCCGAGGTGGCACCAGCAGACCCGGCTCCGGAGGCGACGGTGGACTCCGCCTCGGGTGGAGGAGGGCGCCGCGCGCGGCCTTTCGCGCTGGTGACCTTGCTGGCGTTGCTCGGGATCCTCGCGCTCAAGCTGCGCCCGGAGGGCACACGCATCGCCGTGCTCCCGTTTCGCGACACCGCGGCGGGTGATTCACTCCCGTCCCTCGGCCGTTTCCTGTCGGACCAGGTGATCACCACCCTGGCGGAGAACGACCCCGACCGCATCGCCGTCCTTGCGCGCACGTCCTCGTTCGGGCTCGCGGATCGCGGTGAGGGGTCCTTGGACGTCGGAGCCGCCTTGGACGCCGACTACGTGCTCGAAGGCTCGGTGGTTGAAGCAGGCGGCCTGCTCACCATCGCGGTCCAGCTCCTCGACGTCGCCTCTGGAACCTACCGTTGGAGCCAGCGCATCCAAGCAGATTCGCTGGAGCTCGGGGGCGTACAGGGCCAGATCGCCCGCGGAGTCCTGTCGGCGCTTTCGATTCGCTCGGGAGGTGGAAGCCCGGCGACGGAGCCGACCGATCCCCGGGTCCGCACGGAATTGCTGCGGGCGGCCTACCTGATCGACCGGCAAACCACGGCGGGGGCCAGTGGGGCCCTGCGCTTGCTCGACACCGCGCTCACCTACGATTCCCTCTGGGCCCCGACCTGGGTCCGACGCGCCGAGGCCCACCTGCTGCTCGACCAGATCGGCGCCGCGCGGGCCGACCTCGCTCGGGCACGGTCCATCGACCCAGCCGCGCATGATCTCGACTTCGTGGAAGGGCGCGTGGCGCTGTTCGGTGAGGCTGATGCGCGGCGCGCTACACGGCACCTCGAGCAGGCCCTGGAGCGAGAACCGGGCTCCGCCGACGTCCAACGGACCTACGCGCAAGCTCTGGCAGCCGTAGGGCGTCTGAAGGAAGCCAGCCGTTTGGGACGGCGCGCGCTTACGCTGGATCCGGTCTCGGCAACCGTGCGCGGTGACATCGGCTGGGTGTTCTACTACGCACGAGAGTTCGGGCAGGCGCGCCAGTCGTGTCGGTCCGCGCTGGAGCTCGTGCCCGCCTCGCTGCCGGCACGCGCTTGCATCCTGTTGGCGGCGCACGCCCAGGGCCAGTTGCAGGCCGAATCCGCTGTCATCGGGGAGTTCCTTTCCATGTTGGGGGCCTCCTCTGCTGAATCGAAGCCGGTGCTCGCGGCCCTGGCCCTTGGTGACGAGCGCTCACTGTGGACCTGGCTCTGGAGCCGAGCACCGAGCATTCCCCTCGATGCGGTTGGTCAGGCCCGCGTGCTGATGCTGCTGGGCCGTGAGGACGATGTCGTTGACGCCCTCGTGCGCGCCGTCCGGGAGGATGTCCGCAACCTGGTCCTGGCGCTCCACGACCCCCTGTTCGACCGAGCCCGGACCTCAGAGGCCTTTCGCACGGCAGCCCAGTCCGCCGGCTTGCCTGCCGGCGAAGGCTCGCGTCAATACGACTGA
- a CDS encoding ATP-binding protein: MGRPRLTYERRIPLLALIAGLPAVVLALVLLWSDEHSLRVQWTLSLLTVSVWLTVVRVLHVRLVRPLHSLSNTMAALHDGDYSMRARVGEPGDALGLIGHELNALGTTLREQRIGVLEATALLRRVMGEIDVVVIVFDENDRLVLVNRAGERLLGRSAESLHGRKADVLGLGALLGGSEPRVVELRLPGASSRWEVRVSRLRQDGRPHRLLVLSDLSRALRDEERKAWRRLVRVLGHEINNSLAPIQSIARSLLQRRVGQADRPSELDAEDLSLGLEVIANRSESLSRFMAAYARLARLPAPKRASMDVGSWIQRVADLEQRVEVRRLPGPPLTLRADADQLEQLLINLIDNAVDASLETGGGVRVGWGLRAGALEVWVEDDGPGISETSNLFVPFFTTKPDGSGIGLALSREIAEAHGGSLSLENREAGPGAIARLLLPLGEMSERESA; the protein is encoded by the coding sequence ATGGGACGACCAAGACTGACCTACGAGCGACGGATCCCGCTGCTGGCCCTGATTGCCGGCCTGCCGGCGGTCGTGCTGGCGCTGGTGCTGCTCTGGTCGGACGAGCATTCACTGCGGGTCCAGTGGACCCTTTCCCTCTTGACCGTGAGCGTCTGGCTGACCGTCGTGCGCGTATTGCACGTGCGTCTGGTGCGACCTCTCCATTCCCTCTCGAACACGATGGCCGCCCTCCACGATGGCGACTATTCCATGCGTGCCCGCGTGGGGGAACCGGGGGACGCACTGGGGCTGATCGGGCACGAGCTGAACGCGCTCGGTACGACCCTGAGGGAGCAGCGCATCGGGGTGCTGGAGGCGACGGCACTCCTTCGCCGGGTGATGGGCGAGATCGACGTCGTGGTCATCGTCTTCGACGAGAACGACCGTCTTGTCCTTGTCAACCGTGCCGGAGAGCGCTTGCTGGGTCGGTCCGCAGAAAGCCTGCACGGCCGCAAGGCGGACGTACTCGGGTTGGGCGCGCTGCTCGGGGGGAGCGAGCCACGGGTCGTGGAGCTGCGACTGCCCGGTGCGTCCAGTCGCTGGGAGGTACGGGTCAGCCGCCTGCGCCAGGACGGACGCCCACACCGACTGCTCGTGCTCTCCGATCTGAGTCGAGCCCTGCGCGACGAGGAGCGCAAGGCTTGGAGGCGCCTCGTACGGGTGCTCGGGCACGAGATCAACAACTCCCTGGCGCCGATCCAATCGATCGCACGCAGTCTGCTCCAGCGCCGCGTCGGGCAGGCTGACCGCCCCAGCGAGCTGGACGCCGAGGACCTGTCTCTGGGTCTCGAGGTCATCGCCAACCGCTCTGAATCGCTCAGCCGCTTCATGGCCGCGTACGCACGGCTGGCCCGTCTGCCTGCGCCCAAGCGCGCGTCCATGGACGTCGGCTCCTGGATCCAGCGCGTGGCCGACCTGGAGCAGCGCGTCGAGGTGCGGCGGTTGCCCGGGCCGCCGCTCACGTTGCGTGCTGATGCCGACCAGCTGGAGCAACTGCTGATCAACCTCATCGACAATGCGGTGGATGCGAGTCTGGAAACGGGAGGTGGAGTGCGTGTGGGTTGGGGCCTGCGTGCCGGCGCGCTCGAGGTCTGGGTGGAGGACGACGGTCCCGGGATTTCGGAGACGAGCAACCTGTTCGTACCGTTCTTCACGACCAAGCCCGACGGGTCGGGGATCGGCCTCGCGCTGAGCCGTGAGATCGCCGAGGCGCACGGGGGCTCCCTTTCCTTGGAGAACCGGGAAGCGGGGCCCGGCGCCATTGCCCGCCTGCTGTTGCCGCTCGGCGAGATGTCCGAGCGGGAGAGCGCATAG
- a CDS encoding sigma-54 dependent transcriptional regulator, translating into MVQPGKPLRILVADDQPDVLRALKILLGAEGFEVLTATSPAGIESQVQAGELDAVLMDLNYARDTTSGGEGMKLLPRLKAFDPSLPIVVMTAWGSIEGAVEAVRRGAGDYIEKPWDNQRLLSTLRAQIELGRAMRRAVRLEGENRSLRADGPPLIAESAAMLPALHLIERVGPADASVLITGPPGSGKEVVARRLHALSGRAERPLITVNAGGLSETLFESEMFGHVKGAFTDARTDRVGYFEVADGGTLFLDEVGNLTLAQQAKLLRVLETGELQRVGSSRTRKVDVRLLAATNADLPAMVAEERFREDLLYRLNPVEIRLPPLRDRREDIPLLAAYFLEQQAHRYGRTLRFSERAMRALLAYAWPGNVRELRHAVERAVLLAEQELVDAEQLGLDRVPRTSTSRLEDLTLDEAERLLIQKALHRHGGNVTHAAESLGLSRSALYRRLDRYGIEP; encoded by the coding sequence ATGGTCCAGCCGGGTAAGCCACTGCGCATCCTGGTCGCCGACGACCAGCCCGACGTCCTGCGCGCCCTCAAGATCCTGTTGGGCGCGGAAGGCTTCGAGGTTCTGACCGCCACCTCCCCCGCCGGGATCGAAAGCCAGGTACAGGCCGGCGAGCTGGACGCCGTGTTGATGGACCTCAACTACGCCCGTGACACCACCTCGGGCGGCGAAGGCATGAAGCTGCTCCCCCGGTTGAAGGCCTTCGATCCCTCCCTGCCCATCGTGGTCATGACCGCCTGGGGGTCCATCGAAGGGGCGGTGGAGGCCGTCCGTCGCGGGGCCGGGGACTACATCGAGAAACCCTGGGACAATCAGCGCCTGCTCAGCACACTGCGCGCGCAGATCGAGCTGGGGCGGGCCATGCGCCGGGCTGTGCGCCTGGAGGGCGAGAATCGATCCCTCCGAGCCGATGGGCCTCCCCTGATCGCGGAATCGGCGGCGATGCTGCCCGCGTTGCACCTGATCGAGCGCGTCGGCCCTGCGGACGCCAGTGTGCTCATCACCGGTCCACCCGGGAGTGGCAAGGAGGTCGTGGCGCGACGGCTGCACGCCCTGTCCGGCCGGGCCGAGCGCCCCCTCATCACCGTCAATGCCGGTGGTTTGTCCGAGACGCTTTTCGAGAGCGAGATGTTCGGGCACGTGAAAGGCGCCTTCACCGATGCGCGCACGGATCGAGTGGGCTATTTCGAGGTGGCGGACGGGGGGACGCTGTTTCTCGACGAGGTCGGCAACCTCACTCTCGCGCAGCAGGCAAAGTTGCTGCGGGTGCTGGAGACGGGTGAGCTGCAGCGAGTAGGCTCTTCCCGCACTCGCAAGGTCGACGTCCGGCTGTTGGCGGCGACCAACGCGGACCTCCCCGCGATGGTGGCCGAGGAGCGCTTTCGCGAGGACCTGCTGTATCGCTTGAATCCCGTGGAGATCCGCTTGCCACCGCTGCGGGACCGTCGAGAGGACATTCCGCTGCTCGCCGCCTATTTTCTGGAGCAGCAGGCGCACCGGTACGGACGGACGCTCCGCTTCTCGGAGCGGGCCATGCGCGCGCTGCTCGCCTACGCCTGGCCCGGGAACGTCCGCGAGCTGCGTCATGCGGTGGAGCGGGCCGTGCTGCTGGCCGAGCAGGAGTTGGTCGATGCCGAGCAACTCGGCCTCGACCGGGTGCCTCGAACCTCAACGAGTCGGTTGGAGGACCTCACCCTCGACGAGGCGGAGCGCCTGTTGATCCAGAAGGCCCTCCACCGCCATGGTGGAAACGTCACCCACGCAGCCGAGTCGCTGGGGCTCAGCCGGAGCGCCCTGTACCGGCGGCTGGACCGGTACGGGATCGAGCCCTAG
- a CDS encoding ABC transporter ATP-binding protein → MIQLRGVEKWYPYQGGRTWVLRNIDLDIEPGDFLTIMGPSGAGKSTLLSILGMMDGEYDGEYRFQGRDVARLKPKQRAALNKEHVGFVFQRFHLLEDLTVYENIEVPLTYRDVRRSEREARVAEVLDRFNIVAKKDLFPNQLSGGQQQLVAVARAVISRPTLLLADEPTGSLHSSQGEGIMQLLAELNREGTTIIQVTHDPKVAEVGKRIIQLADGWIVPRSGGLLATGS, encoded by the coding sequence ATGATCCAACTCCGCGGTGTCGAAAAGTGGTACCCCTATCAAGGGGGGCGGACGTGGGTGCTCCGCAACATCGATCTCGACATCGAGCCGGGCGACTTCTTGACCATCATGGGTCCGTCCGGTGCCGGAAAGTCCACGCTGCTTTCGATCCTGGGCATGATGGACGGGGAGTACGACGGAGAGTACCGCTTCCAGGGCCGGGACGTAGCCCGCCTCAAGCCCAAGCAGCGTGCGGCCCTGAACAAGGAGCACGTCGGCTTCGTCTTCCAGCGCTTCCATCTCCTGGAAGACCTGACCGTCTACGAGAACATCGAGGTGCCCCTCACCTATCGCGACGTGCGGCGCTCCGAGCGCGAAGCCCGCGTGGCGGAGGTCCTCGACCGCTTCAACATCGTGGCCAAGAAGGACCTCTTCCCCAATCAGTTGTCGGGTGGGCAGCAACAACTGGTTGCGGTGGCCCGGGCGGTGATCTCCCGACCGACGCTCCTCCTGGCGGACGAGCCTACGGGCAGCCTGCACTCCAGCCAGGGCGAGGGCATCATGCAACTCCTGGCGGAGCTCAACCGGGAAGGCACCACCATCATCCAGGTGACGCACGACCCCAAGGTCGCAGAGGTTGGGAAGCGGATCATCCAGCTGGCCGACGGTTGGATCGTCCCGCGCTCGGGAGGACTCCTCGCCACCGGTAGTTGA
- a CDS encoding ABC transporter ATP-binding protein, with protein sequence MTENGQKQLIELDGVRKVYYTEEVETHALSEIHLQIKEGEFVSIAGPSGCGKSTLLSILGLLDTPTSGVYRLDGNPVADLDSSTRARIRNRHIGFIFQAFNLIGDLTVYENVELPLTYRGGMSASERKERTLHALERVGMTHRQTHYPVQLSGGQQQRVAVARAVVGSPLILLADEPTGNLDSKNGEAVMDLLRSLHDEGSTICMVTHDPRYAEYAGRSIHLFDGQIVEDIERPERAVKELRESGFEIQA encoded by the coding sequence ATGACCGAGAACGGACAGAAGCAGCTGATCGAGTTGGACGGTGTGCGCAAGGTGTATTACACCGAAGAGGTGGAAACCCACGCGCTCTCCGAGATACACCTGCAGATCAAGGAAGGCGAGTTCGTCTCCATCGCGGGCCCCTCGGGCTGCGGGAAGTCGACGCTCCTGTCCATCCTGGGTCTGTTGGACACGCCGACGTCGGGGGTTTACCGGCTCGACGGCAACCCGGTTGCCGATCTCGACAGCTCGACCCGCGCCCGCATCCGCAATCGGCACATCGGCTTCATCTTCCAGGCCTTCAATCTGATCGGCGATCTGACGGTCTACGAGAACGTGGAGCTACCGCTCACGTATCGTGGCGGGATGTCCGCCTCCGAGCGCAAGGAGCGGACGCTGCACGCGCTCGAGCGTGTGGGCATGACGCATCGTCAGACGCACTATCCGGTCCAGCTCTCGGGCGGTCAGCAGCAGCGCGTGGCCGTGGCCCGTGCGGTGGTGGGCAGTCCCCTCATCCTGCTGGCCGACGAGCCCACCGGAAACCTCGATTCCAAGAACGGCGAGGCCGTCATGGACCTGCTGAGGAGCCTGCACGACGAGGGCTCCACGATCTGCATGGTCACGCACGATCCTCGCTACGCGGAGTACGCCGGCCGTTCGATCCACCTGTTCGACGGACAGATCGTGGAAGACATCGAGCGCCCCGAGCGGGCCGTGAAGGAACTGCGCGAGAGCGGATTCGAGATCCAGGCTTGA
- a CDS encoding HlyD family efflux transporter periplasmic adaptor subunit, whose protein sequence is MSQPERKERLSLGAERPSGKERPSITGMDIRRSPQRSKRKWLIGGGIAAVVTILGFTMLLDPALPSVDESSLLFGTVERGSFVREVRGPGTLVPEEVVYVSALTGGRVDRVLLQPGEVVTAETVLLEMSNPDVELEALQSEQQLTAARANLVQLERELGSQRLQKRSQVAQSRAAAQAARREAEVAQELLAKELMAPNEARRALEQADALEIQVETQQGELDLLEQTVENQLAVQREQVERLSAIQQYQRRRVASMRVTAGSGGVLQDLSLEVGQWVQPGTQLARVAQPGRLKAELRVPETQARDVQIGQAAMIDTRTDSVAGRVRRVDPNVQNGTVLVEVRLEGDLPPGARSDLSVDGTIEIERLDDVLHMERPAYGQANGTVSLFRMVPGSNEAERVTVRLGQSSVNRIEIVDGLQEGDRVVLSDLPRWQDAERIRIR, encoded by the coding sequence ATGAGCCAGCCCGAGCGCAAGGAGCGCCTGTCCCTGGGCGCGGAGCGCCCTTCCGGTAAGGAGCGGCCCTCCATCACGGGCATGGACATCCGGCGTTCGCCGCAGAGGTCCAAACGGAAGTGGCTGATCGGGGGTGGGATCGCGGCCGTGGTGACCATCCTCGGCTTCACGATGCTGCTCGATCCGGCCCTGCCGTCTGTGGATGAGAGCTCGTTGCTCTTCGGCACCGTCGAGCGGGGCTCCTTCGTCCGTGAGGTGCGTGGGCCGGGGACCCTGGTTCCCGAGGAAGTCGTCTACGTCTCCGCGCTGACCGGTGGGCGGGTGGACCGGGTCCTGCTGCAGCCGGGAGAGGTGGTCACGGCGGAGACGGTGCTGCTGGAGATGAGCAACCCCGACGTGGAGTTGGAGGCGCTGCAATCGGAGCAGCAGCTGACCGCTGCCCGTGCGAACCTGGTACAGCTGGAGCGGGAGCTGGGATCGCAGCGGCTGCAAAAGCGCAGCCAGGTGGCCCAGAGCCGTGCGGCGGCCCAGGCGGCCCGCCGGGAGGCCGAGGTCGCCCAGGAGCTGCTGGCAAAGGAGCTCATGGCCCCCAACGAAGCCCGCCGAGCCCTGGAGCAGGCGGATGCCCTGGAAATCCAGGTAGAAACCCAACAGGGCGAGCTCGATCTCCTGGAGCAGACCGTCGAAAACCAATTGGCTGTGCAACGCGAACAGGTGGAAAGACTGTCTGCTATTCAGCAGTACCAGCGCCGGCGAGTCGCCTCCATGCGGGTGACCGCCGGGTCGGGCGGTGTGTTGCAGGACCTGTCGTTGGAGGTGGGGCAGTGGGTGCAGCCCGGAACCCAATTGGCGCGGGTGGCGCAGCCGGGACGGCTCAAGGCGGAGCTGCGCGTTCCGGAGACCCAGGCCCGGGACGTCCAGATCGGACAAGCCGCCATGATCGACACGCGCACCGACTCCGTGGCGGGACGGGTGCGCAGGGTCGACCCCAACGTCCAGAACGGGACGGTGTTGGTGGAGGTGCGACTCGAGGGTGATCTACCGCCGGGAGCGCGGTCGGACCTCAGTGTGGATGGGACCATCGAGATCGAACGACTCGACGATGTCCTCCACATGGAGCGGCCGGCCTACGGGCAGGCCAATGGCACCGTCAGCTTGTTCCGGATGGTGCCCGGAAGCAACGAGGCGGAGCGCGTCACCGTCCGACTCGGCCAGAGCAGTGTGAATCGAATCGAGATCGTGGATGGGTTGCAGGAAGGAGATCGGGTGGTGCTATCGGACCTGCCACGCTGGCAGGACGCCGAACGGATCCGGATTCGCTGA